One Methanoculleus sp. 7T genomic window carries:
- a CDS encoding dihydroorotate dehydrogenase — MVALYPGPIEVGGIRLKNHLLLAAGILGTTGASLARILHNGAGGVVTKSIGPSPKEGHPGPCLIVVDGGIINAMGLPNPSAAFTEELAVLQGEPVVVSIFGGTPEEFRTVAGWFSGKVSGLELNLSCPHAEGYGAAIGSDPDMVEECTRAVASLGVPTWVKLTPNVADIGEIGAAAERGGANAIVAVNTVKAMRISTALRRPVLGNHFGGLSGKAIFPVAVRCVYDLYEACSIPIVGCGGVSTADNVVEMMMAGASAVEIGSAVVDDIGIFGTIAKDLYSHDGIDAREIVGCAHE, encoded by the coding sequence ATGGTTGCGCTTTATCCTGGCCCTATCGAGGTCGGCGGCATCCGGCTGAAGAATCACCTTCTGCTGGCGGCCGGCATCCTCGGAACCACCGGGGCGTCGCTCGCCCGTATCCTGCACAACGGTGCAGGCGGTGTGGTCACGAAGTCCATCGGCCCGAGCCCAAAAGAGGGGCACCCGGGACCCTGCCTGATCGTCGTCGACGGCGGCATCATCAACGCCATGGGGCTGCCGAACCCTTCGGCCGCGTTCACGGAGGAACTGGCCGTTCTGCAGGGGGAGCCGGTGGTCGTGAGCATCTTCGGAGGAACGCCGGAGGAGTTCCGGACGGTCGCCGGATGGTTCTCGGGCAAGGTGTCCGGGCTTGAGTTGAACCTCTCCTGCCCCCACGCGGAGGGCTACGGGGCGGCGATCGGGAGCGATCCCGATATGGTGGAGGAGTGCACGAGGGCGGTGGCCTCCCTCGGGGTCCCGACCTGGGTGAAACTCACCCCGAATGTCGCCGATATCGGGGAGATCGGGGCGGCCGCGGAGCGCGGCGGGGCGAACGCGATCGTTGCGGTCAACACGGTGAAGGCAATGCGGATATCGACGGCTCTCCGCCGGCCGGTGCTCGGGAACCATTTCGGCGGGCTCTCCGGGAAGGCGATCTTTCCGGTCGCCGTCCGGTGCGTCTACGACCTCTACGAGGCATGCTCCATCCCGATCGTCGGGTGCGGCGGGGTCTCCACCGCAGACAACGTCGTCGAGATGATGATGGCGGGTGCGAGCGCCGTCGAGATCGGAAGCGCCGTCGTCGACGACATCGGCATCTTCGGCACGATCGCGAAGGACCTCTACAGCCACGACGGCATCGACGCACGCGAGATCGTGGGGTGTGCCCATGAATGA
- a CDS encoding cupin domain-containing protein codes for MKDQNFAGFIEDGVIFSPARGARRLPAWHSNPEWTGVSLADLASGADTKEAFSSHLVRVQKGCEVPSHLHESQWEWNAILGGHGKILLGGREIPFKPGDTFTTPPGVRHTVVADEEDIALLAVFVPGPK; via the coding sequence ATGAAAGATCAGAACTTTGCCGGGTTCATCGAAGACGGCGTCATCTTCTCCCCTGCACGGGGAGCGCGCAGACTGCCGGCGTGGCACTCGAACCCCGAGTGGACCGGCGTCTCCTTGGCGGACCTTGCATCGGGGGCCGATACGAAAGAAGCGTTCTCTTCCCATCTCGTCAGGGTGCAGAAGGGCTGTGAGGTCCCAAGCCACCTCCATGAAAGCCAGTGGGAGTGGAACGCCATCCTCGGCGGGCATGGGAAGATCCTCCTCGGCGGGAGGGAGATCCCCTTCAAGCCCGGCGATACGTTCACCACCCCGCCCGGCGTCCGTCACACCGTCGTCGCCGATGAGGAGGATATCGCTCTGCTGGCAGTCTTCGTTCCCGGCCCGAAGTGA
- a CDS encoding methylated-DNA--[protein]-cysteine S-methyltransferase — translation MAILTGSCRFGLWHVHVTWQDDLVYRVRFARVGVPGPVPDEILRYCAGRPADLSSFRSVATEGESTFAAIYRAVREIPCGETATYGEIARRVGTAPRAVGSAMARNPTPIVVPCHRVVAKTGMGGFSPDPAIKEALLAMEQRVCKGPRAGNERS, via the coding sequence ATGGCGATCCTGACCGGATCGTGCCGGTTTGGGCTCTGGCACGTCCACGTGACCTGGCAGGACGACCTCGTCTACCGGGTGCGTTTTGCCCGTGTCGGGGTCCCGGGCCCGGTCCCGGACGAGATCCTGCGCTACTGTGCCGGGCGGCCGGCAGACCTCTCCTCTTTCCGGAGTGTAGCAACCGAGGGTGAATCGACGTTTGCTGCAATCTACCGTGCAGTCCGGGAGATCCCTTGCGGGGAGACCGCCACCTACGGCGAGATTGCCAGGAGGGTCGGGACCGCGCCCCGGGCGGTCGGATCGGCGATGGCCAGAAACCCGACCCCGATCGTGGTCCCCTGCCACCGGGTCGTCGCGAAGACCGGTATGGGCGGGTTCTCCCCTGACCCGGCGATCAAGGAGGCGTTGCTCGCCATGGAGCAGCGTGTCTGCAAGGGTCCGCGCGCAGGAAATGAGAGAAGTTAA
- a CDS encoding DUF5654 family protein: MSFKTEVIEKIAALITAAFGLVAALAWNGAIQELFKLVFGDQSTLVAMFVYAVVVTIIAVIAVILIGRAAAKAKGEEEAAAK; this comes from the coding sequence ATGTCCTTTAAGACAGAAGTCATCGAGAAGATAGCAGCCCTCATTACGGCCGCATTCGGCCTGGTCGCCGCTCTCGCGTGGAACGGCGCCATCCAAGAACTCTTCAAACTCGTCTTCGGGGATCAGAGCACACTCGTTGCGATGTTTGTGTATGCCGTCGTCGTGACGATCATCGCAGTGATCGCGGTCATCCTGATCGGCCGCGCCGCAGCGAAGGCGAAAGGCGAGGAAGAAGCGGCAGCGAAGTGA
- a CDS encoding ATP-dependent DNA helicase — MDTLDDWFPYREYRPHQREMLEVAASVARDGGIAMIDAPTGSGKSSVVSALLAESRGRKVLVAVRTISQLSTFMRELQLIREKRGGLKFAYLIGKSSMCPLGGEGDVYRRCEGVKAFSTALMRERAQKGSLVPANDRQIRQQIRKMDPDHPLICPYFIHGKSFVEPEDAGLKMIPSAALRVRAERVSTELIWPDQLTGFCGDICPYDTMMHAARDADVVLVNFYHLFDDIIREQLYQSLGIEGHDALLLIDEAHNCGDVVQSIESVTIEERDIVQAGHELAGRRRSQQQADAITQILPQITRFMEALKASHELEDWFDPAIFQRMILAGTLYRNMEEIVDDLLKISEGIREKNMQAGEFRESAIERLTEFFYRIFRSAADPAYLTVYRKEDDGTVALEVRNIDPSTKLQDIARAHACCVLISGTLSPIESYRRYYFGDLPVTAISLPNSFPPENRRIFCAGDITTAYSMRRDRENLARTEDYITTFAALPGNLAIYFPSYDLVNTFADRCAPRIKKKQIYVEPKETAAAAAMLREFMGLPGSGRSGILFAVCGGKWSEGLDYRGEMLAGALVIGLPLAPFNRVRRMVIDYFRMKFGAEGEFISYTLPAINRALQALGRVLRTPEDRGMLVLGERRFLESRVHAGLPPWMQEEMTTCTIDLFRKEAGRWRS, encoded by the coding sequence ATGGATACTCTCGACGACTGGTTCCCGTACCGGGAATACCGGCCCCACCAGCGGGAGATGCTTGAAGTAGCCGCATCTGTCGCACGCGACGGCGGTATCGCCATGATCGATGCGCCGACCGGGAGCGGCAAGTCGAGCGTGGTCTCCGCGCTCCTCGCAGAGAGCCGGGGACGGAAAGTGCTCGTCGCCGTCCGCACCATCAGCCAGCTTTCCACCTTCATGCGCGAGCTCCAGCTTATCCGGGAGAAACGCGGCGGCCTGAAGTTCGCCTACCTCATCGGCAAGTCCAGCATGTGCCCACTCGGCGGCGAAGGCGACGTCTACCGGCGGTGCGAGGGTGTCAAGGCCTTCTCGACGGCGCTGATGCGGGAGCGGGCGCAGAAAGGGTCGCTCGTTCCGGCGAACGACCGCCAGATCCGGCAGCAGATCCGGAAGATGGACCCGGACCACCCGCTCATCTGCCCCTACTTCATCCATGGCAAATCCTTTGTGGAGCCTGAGGACGCGGGGTTGAAGATGATCCCGTCGGCAGCTCTGCGTGTCCGGGCCGAGAGGGTGAGCACCGAGTTGATCTGGCCCGACCAACTCACCGGGTTCTGCGGCGACATCTGCCCCTACGACACGATGATGCACGCTGCCCGGGACGCCGACGTGGTGCTCGTGAACTTCTACCACCTCTTCGACGACATCATCAGAGAGCAGCTCTACCAGTCGCTCGGGATCGAGGGGCACGACGCCCTGCTGCTCATCGACGAGGCCCACAACTGCGGCGACGTCGTCCAAAGCATCGAGAGCGTGACGATCGAGGAACGCGACATCGTGCAGGCTGGTCACGAACTCGCTGGGCGGCGGCGGTCGCAACAGCAGGCGGACGCCATCACGCAGATCCTGCCGCAGATCACCCGGTTCATGGAAGCACTCAAAGCTTCGCACGAACTCGAGGACTGGTTCGACCCCGCAATCTTCCAGCGAATGATCCTCGCTGGAACGCTTTATCGGAACATGGAGGAGATCGTCGACGACCTCCTCAAGATCAGCGAGGGGATCCGCGAGAAGAACATGCAGGCGGGTGAGTTCCGGGAGAGCGCGATCGAGCGGCTGACTGAGTTCTTCTACAGGATCTTCCGGTCCGCGGCTGACCCGGCCTACCTGACGGTCTACCGGAAGGAGGACGACGGCACGGTGGCGCTTGAGGTGAGGAACATCGACCCGAGCACCAAACTCCAGGACATCGCTCGGGCACACGCCTGCTGTGTCCTGATCTCGGGGACGCTCTCTCCTATCGAGAGTTACCGGCGCTACTACTTCGGCGACCTCCCGGTTACCGCGATATCGCTCCCGAACTCCTTCCCACCCGAGAACCGCCGCATCTTCTGCGCCGGCGACATCACCACCGCCTACTCGATGCGCCGGGACAGAGAGAACCTCGCACGGACTGAGGACTACATAACCACGTTTGCCGCCCTTCCCGGGAACCTCGCCATCTACTTCCCCTCTTACGACCTCGTCAACACCTTTGCAGATCGGTGCGCCCCGAGGATCAAAAAGAAGCAGATCTACGTCGAGCCGAAAGAGACCGCGGCCGCCGCCGCCATGCTCCGGGAGTTTATGGGCCTCCCGGGATCGGGGCGGTCCGGTATCCTCTTTGCGGTCTGCGGCGGCAAGTGGAGCGAGGGCCTCGACTATCGGGGTGAGATGCTCGCAGGAGCGCTCGTTATCGGCCTTCCCCTCGCGCCGTTCAACCGCGTCCGCCGGATGGTGATCGACTACTTCCGGATGAAATTCGGGGCGGAGGGTGAGTTCATCAGTTACACCCTCCCGGCGATCAACCGCGCGTTGCAGGCGTTGGGCAGAGTCCTCCGGACGCCCGAGGACCGGGGGATGCTCGTCCTTGGGGAGCGGCGGTTCCTGGAATCCCGTGTCCATGCCGGGCTGCCGCCGTGGATGCAGGAGGAGATGACGACATGCACCATCGATCTCTTCCGAAAGGAGGCCGGCAGATGGCGATCCTGA
- a CDS encoding WD40 repeat domain-containing protein, whose protein sequence is MLLLFCCLAAALCGFASATEGAYTPVWDLGANDAVGSVAIARDGSTVVAGAGPVVYLLNREGDVLWKAAVGSKVNGVGISPEGSRIGVAADKLYLFDRDGNLLWTEKTTFVYHSVALSSNGTYVAAGCDNGAVYLFDRNKKTLWDYDMGTDSYGIAISDNGRIVAVGCDDQGVYYLNSRQGESWSYGTGKCVKGIALTPDGRFVAAGSYDRCVYLSTGEGEHLWKYPTRDAVLSTALTNEAREVFAASGKTVFILDRTGAEIQKIAIDGRVESIAATPDGSLLVVGGGDGDRSIHLFTRDATLFESNNSGAVVNETAIPETVTVSPTPTNGSAGPAAEVSAQAEGEEGSITSQMFGWLENILSLLFKPQDDFLA, encoded by the coding sequence TTGCTCCTCCTGTTCTGCTGTCTTGCCGCTGCCCTGTGCGGGTTCGCCTCTGCTACTGAAGGAGCATACACGCCCGTCTGGGATCTGGGAGCCAACGATGCCGTCGGTTCTGTGGCCATTGCCCGAGACGGCTCCACGGTCGTCGCAGGTGCGGGCCCGGTTGTGTACCTCCTGAACCGGGAGGGAGACGTTCTCTGGAAGGCCGCCGTCGGCTCCAAGGTGAACGGTGTCGGGATATCGCCGGAAGGGTCGCGTATCGGCGTCGCTGCAGACAAACTCTATCTCTTTGACAGAGACGGAAACCTGCTCTGGACCGAGAAGACGACGTTCGTCTACCATAGCGTTGCTCTCTCATCGAACGGCACGTATGTCGCCGCAGGATGCGACAACGGTGCGGTCTATCTCTTCGACCGCAACAAGAAGACGCTCTGGGACTACGATATGGGGACCGATAGTTACGGCATCGCAATCTCCGACAACGGCCGCATCGTTGCGGTCGGCTGCGACGACCAGGGAGTCTACTACCTCAACAGCAGACAGGGTGAGTCCTGGAGTTACGGGACCGGCAAGTGCGTGAAGGGCATCGCCCTCACCCCCGACGGGCGGTTCGTGGCCGCAGGGTCGTATGACCGGTGCGTCTACCTCTCCACGGGTGAAGGCGAGCACCTCTGGAAGTATCCCACCAGAGATGCCGTCCTCTCGACGGCGCTGACAAATGAGGCGAGAGAGGTCTTTGCCGCATCCGGCAAGACGGTCTTCATCCTCGACCGCACGGGGGCCGAGATCCAGAAGATCGCCATCGACGGCCGCGTAGAGTCGATTGCCGCTACCCCCGACGGCTCGCTCCTCGTCGTCGGGGGCGGCGACGGCGACCGGTCCATCCACCTCTTCACGCGGGACGCGACTCTCTTCGAGAGCAATAATTCGGGTGCCGTGGTGAACGAGACCGCCATCCCGGAGACCGTGACTGTCTCCCCGACTCCTACGAACGGGAGCGCGGGTCCGGCGGCGGAGGTCAGCGCCCAAGCCGAGGGGGAAGAAGGCTCCATCACCTCGCAGATGTTCGGATGGCTGGAGAATATCCTCTCCCTCCTCTTCAAGCCGCAGGATGACTTCCTCGCCTGA
- a CDS encoding dihydroorotate dehydrogenase electron transfer subunit has protein sequence MNEQMPIGVTLKEIIQETPSIRTFVFDREIEARPGQFVMVWVPGVDEIPMALSSPSSITVLKAGDATGALFTMHEGDRIGIRGPYGNGFTVTGRTLAVAGGVGASPLLPLVAAGQVDTFLLGARTASELLFADRIRGAATLMVATDDGTAGHHGFVTQLLSRVDLADFNHICVCGPEVMMAAVLAVLDREGCAERGQFSLHRYMKCGVGVCGSCCTDPHGLRVCRDGPVFSGDVLLGSEFGHYARDASGSRHKV, from the coding sequence ATGAATGAGCAGATGCCCATAGGGGTTACGTTAAAAGAAATAATTCAGGAGACGCCGTCGATCAGGACGTTCGTCTTCGACCGCGAGATCGAAGCCCGGCCGGGCCAGTTCGTGATGGTCTGGGTGCCGGGCGTCGACGAGATCCCGATGGCTCTCTCTTCTCCGTCGTCGATCACCGTCCTCAAGGCCGGGGATGCGACCGGCGCACTCTTCACGATGCACGAGGGCGACCGGATCGGGATCAGGGGTCCGTACGGGAACGGCTTTACGGTCACCGGGAGGACCCTTGCCGTCGCCGGCGGCGTCGGCGCATCCCCGCTGCTGCCGCTTGTCGCGGCCGGGCAGGTGGATACCTTCCTCCTCGGTGCCCGGACGGCCTCCGAACTCCTCTTCGCAGACCGGATACGGGGAGCGGCGACACTGATGGTCGCGACCGACGACGGCACGGCCGGCCACCATGGGTTCGTGACCCAACTCTTATCGAGGGTGGACCTCGCAGACTTCAACCATATCTGCGTCTGCGGGCCTGAGGTCATGATGGCGGCGGTGCTCGCAGTCCTCGACCGGGAAGGGTGTGCGGAGCGGGGGCAGTTCTCTCTGCACCGCTACATGAAGTGCGGGGTCGGCGTCTGCGGGTCGTGCTGCACCGACCCGCACGGTCTCCGGGTCTGCAGGGACGGACCCGTCTTCTCCGGAGACGTCCTGCTCGGGAGCGAGTTCGGGCACTACGCGCGCGACGCGAGCGGGAGCAGGCACAAGGTCTAG
- the mobA gene encoding molybdenum cofactor guanylyltransferase, with protein sequence MRSAIVLVGGAARRAGGREKYFFTFQGQTFIDRLIGTLREVVDEIVVVARDPGQCERFCHLGDIRCIPDVRRGLGPIGGLHAGALAVHGECIFVAACDMPCINPEVVRLLFDAVDDYDAAIPCWNADMLEPLHAVYRRSALLTYLEEHESLSLRAMVRSLNTRYVGVERIRKIDPDLLTFTNINNLEDLKTIDPSAECDGGSACGPGEEPS encoded by the coding sequence ATGCGGTCGGCGATTGTCCTGGTCGGGGGAGCGGCACGGCGTGCCGGCGGGCGGGAGAAGTACTTCTTCACGTTTCAGGGCCAGACCTTCATCGACCGCCTCATCGGCACCCTCCGAGAGGTGGTGGACGAGATTGTGGTGGTCGCCCGAGACCCGGGCCAGTGCGAGCGGTTCTGCCATCTTGGGGATATCAGGTGCATACCGGACGTCCGGAGAGGTCTCGGGCCCATCGGCGGCCTGCACGCGGGGGCGCTCGCGGTGCACGGCGAGTGCATCTTTGTCGCCGCCTGCGATATGCCCTGTATCAATCCGGAGGTGGTGCGGCTGCTCTTTGACGCCGTTGATGACTACGATGCCGCCATTCCTTGCTGGAACGCCGATATGCTCGAACCGCTCCATGCGGTCTATCGGCGTAGCGCACTGCTTACCTACTTGGAAGAGCACGAGTCCCTCTCGCTCCGTGCGATGGTGAGGAGTCTCAACACCCGGTATGTGGGTGTTGAGAGGATCCGGAAGATCGACCCGGATCTCCTGACGTTTACGAACATCAACAACCTCGAAGACCTCAAGACGATCGACCCGTCGGCCGAGTGCGACGGGGGCAGTGCATGCGGGCCGGGAGAGGAACCGTCGTAA
- a CDS encoding malate dehydrogenase, which produces MTSLAILGVGKVGGETAFLSAALGLADEIILYDAYEPILRAQVLDLQHTGIDVTVSTDTAAMRNADIFIFAAGTPRTPDVKTRADLLEANIPVVKRCSEHLEEFPGIVITITNPMDANNYGLWKMMGIDRQRCIGFGGQLDSARLACLLREAGIPGPAWALGEHGEHQVPLFSKTGAAVGIEEREAILSRMRGASMEVIRGKGGTVFGPAYHIVMLMRAILDDRREVLPCSCVLDGEYGLSGCSLGVPARIGREGVLGIEEWRLDAWEEEKMAEAGAFVQSLCRRFDG; this is translated from the coding sequence ATGACCTCGCTTGCAATATTAGGTGTAGGGAAGGTGGGGGGCGAGACGGCATTTCTCTCTGCCGCGCTCGGCCTCGCCGATGAGATCATTCTCTACGACGCATACGAGCCCATCCTCCGGGCACAGGTGCTTGACCTGCAGCACACGGGTATCGATGTCACGGTCTCCACCGACACCGCGGCAATGCGGAACGCCGATATCTTCATTTTTGCCGCAGGCACCCCGAGAACGCCCGACGTCAAGACCCGGGCCGACCTCCTTGAGGCCAACATCCCGGTAGTGAAACGTTGCAGCGAACACCTGGAGGAGTTTCCCGGGATCGTCATCACGATCACCAACCCCATGGACGCAAACAACTACGGCCTCTGGAAGATGATGGGCATCGACCGGCAGCGGTGCATCGGTTTCGGCGGCCAACTCGACAGCGCCCGCTTAGCCTGCCTTCTCCGCGAGGCGGGGATCCCGGGCCCCGCCTGGGCGCTCGGCGAGCATGGCGAGCACCAGGTGCCGCTCTTCTCGAAGACCGGCGCCGCTGTCGGTATCGAGGAGCGGGAAGCAATCCTCTCCCGGATGCGGGGAGCGAGCATGGAAGTGATCCGCGGGAAGGGAGGAACGGTCTTCGGTCCCGCGTATCACATCGTGATGCTGATGCGTGCGATCCTCGACGACCGGCGCGAGGTGCTCCCCTGCTCGTGCGTGCTCGACGGTGAGTACGGCCTCTCCGGCTGCTCGCTCGGCGTCCCTGCCCGGATCGGCCGCGAGGGGGTCCTCGGCATCGAGGAGTGGCGTCTCGATGCGTGGGAGGAAGAGAAGATGGCGGAAGCGGGAGCGTTTGTACAGAGCCTCTGCAGGAGATTCGATGGCTGA
- a CDS encoding TIGR03557 family F420-dependent LLM class oxidoreductase: MKTQIGYFASLEQYRPMDALEQTIRAEKVGFDSVWADDHFHPWYHDNAQSAQAWAWMGAALQATKKVFISTCITCPILRYNPAIVAQTFATLRQMYPKRVGVAVGAGEAMNEVPVTGVWPSVAERQDMTVEAVEVMRKLWESNEPVTFKGKYFTLDKAFMYTKPDDEVPLYFSGLGPKGAKIAGMHGDHLMTVAAAPSTLKSVTIPKFEEGAKEAGKDPSKMERAMLIWYSVDPDYDKAVEGNRFWAGCLVPSMFKYKVYDPKEVQLHANLVHCDTIKENYMCATDAEEMIKEIERFKEAGINHFCLGNSSPDVNLGIDIFKEVIPAVKD; the protein is encoded by the coding sequence ATGAAGACACAGATCGGTTATTTTGCATCCCTGGAGCAGTACCGCCCCATGGATGCACTCGAACAGACAATCAGAGCAGAGAAAGTCGGTTTCGACTCAGTCTGGGCAGACGACCACTTCCACCCCTGGTACCACGACAACGCGCAGTCGGCGCAGGCCTGGGCCTGGATGGGTGCGGCGCTCCAGGCTACCAAGAAGGTGTTCATATCTACTTGCATCACCTGTCCGATCCTCAGATACAACCCGGCCATCGTCGCACAGACGTTCGCCACCCTCCGGCAGATGTACCCGAAGAGGGTCGGCGTTGCCGTGGGCGCCGGCGAGGCGATGAACGAGGTGCCGGTGACCGGCGTATGGCCGAGCGTTGCCGAGCGGCAGGACATGACCGTTGAAGCGGTTGAAGTGATGCGGAAGCTCTGGGAGAGCAATGAGCCCGTCACCTTCAAGGGCAAGTACTTCACCCTCGACAAGGCGTTCATGTACACCAAACCCGACGACGAGGTTCCGCTCTACTTCAGCGGCCTAGGGCCCAAGGGTGCAAAAATCGCCGGCATGCACGGCGACCACCTCATGACGGTCGCGGCCGCCCCGTCCACCCTCAAGAGCGTCACCATCCCGAAGTTTGAGGAAGGCGCGAAGGAGGCCGGGAAGGACCCGAGCAAGATGGAGCGCGCCATGCTCATCTGGTACTCGGTCGACCCGGACTACGACAAGGCGGTCGAGGGCAATAGATTCTGGGCAGGGTGTCTTGTTCCCTCGATGTTCAAGTACAAGGTCTACGACCCCAAGGAGGTCCAGCTCCACGCGAACCTCGTCCACTGCGACACCATCAAGGAGAACTACATGTGCGCCACGGACGCCGAAGAGATGATCAAGGAGATCGAGCGGTTCAAGGAGGCGGGTATCAACCACTTCTGTCTCGGAAACTCCAGCCCCGACGTGAACCTCGGCATCGATATCTTCAAGGAGGTTATCCCTGCCGTCAAGGACTGA
- a CDS encoding ketopantoate reductase family protein produces the protein MKIVVLGAGAVGLTVAAKLSRVADVHAVARRRHADAVRERGLLMTGIWGEGAYRFSCSEDLPDAWRDADYYIVTAKSTDTEAVCRQFADAIRGREVVSLQNGIGNEEIIERFTDRVIGGMIITGFEWRGDASVHVSVEAAPMKLGRFPSGMDDAVGTLAELIRKAGIRVETTDGIKSDLWSKTLYNCALNPLGAVTNVPYGALADPHAWAIVTAIVREAYRVVEAEGVTLPWETPAAYLEYLKTEQLPATAAHHSSMLQDLTLGRRTEIDFLNGAVAALARKHGIDAPYNTCIAELIRFRERL, from the coding sequence ATGAAGATCGTGGTCCTGGGTGCGGGGGCGGTCGGCCTGACCGTCGCTGCAAAGTTATCCCGCGTCGCGGACGTGCATGCCGTCGCCAGGAGGCGGCATGCCGATGCGGTGCGGGAACGGGGTCTCCTGATGACCGGCATATGGGGAGAGGGCGCGTACCGCTTCAGTTGCTCCGAGGACCTTCCGGATGCGTGGCGGGACGCCGACTACTACATCGTCACCGCAAAGTCCACTGACACCGAGGCGGTCTGTCGCCAGTTCGCCGACGCTATCCGGGGGCGTGAGGTGGTCAGCCTCCAGAACGGCATCGGAAACGAGGAGATCATCGAGCGGTTCACCGACCGGGTCATCGGCGGGATGATTATCACCGGGTTTGAGTGGCGCGGCGATGCGTCGGTCCATGTCTCGGTAGAGGCGGCGCCCATGAAACTCGGGCGGTTCCCGTCGGGCATGGACGACGCGGTCGGGACTCTCGCAGAACTCATTCGGAAGGCCGGCATCCGGGTGGAAACGACCGACGGGATCAAGAGCGACCTCTGGTCGAAGACCCTCTATAACTGCGCATTAAATCCGCTCGGTGCCGTCACGAACGTCCCCTACGGGGCGCTCGCCGACCCGCACGCGTGGGCGATCGTCACCGCGATCGTCAGGGAAGCCTACCGGGTGGTTGAGGCCGAGGGCGTCACCCTCCCCTGGGAGACGCCAGCGGCGTATCTGGAATATCTTAAGACCGAGCAGCTCCCGGCGACAGCCGCCCATCACTCCTCGATGCTCCAAGACCTCACGCTGGGGCGGAGGACCGAGATCGACTTCCTGAACGGTGCGGTGGCGGCCCTCGCCCGGAAACACGGTATCGACGCACCCTACAACACCTGTATCGCCGAACTGATTCGCTTCAGGGAGCGGCTCTGA
- the corA gene encoding magnesium/cobalt transporter CorA yields the protein MTGGQHTDLGASVYTGDAPARPVTVTVIDYDESRFDERAGTLPGDLRRLILSPTVTWINVDGVHDAEVIQSIGDAVGIHPLTREDITNTRQRPKIEDYGDYLYVAIRMLSPDGEGGFRSEQVSLVLGTGYVVSFQEQPGDVFERIRERIRAGGRLRAEGADYLFYSLLDAVVDGYFTVIEVLGERIEGVEEEVVTEPDRETLQAIYALKRSLITLRRAAWPLRDVVAELERGDSPLIREPTLIYLRDVYDHTVQVAETMETYREMMSEMLDVYLSSQSSRMNEVMKVLTVIATIFIPLTFIAGVYGMNFADMPELRHPWGYPAALASMIAVAGVMLLYFKKKGWI from the coding sequence ATGACGGGCGGACAGCATACCGATCTTGGTGCGTCCGTTTACACCGGCGATGCCCCCGCACGGCCGGTCACCGTCACGGTCATCGACTACGACGAGTCACGCTTCGACGAGCGAGCCGGTACCCTGCCCGGGGATCTCCGGAGACTCATCCTCAGCCCGACAGTCACCTGGATCAACGTCGACGGCGTCCATGACGCCGAGGTCATCCAGTCGATCGGGGACGCCGTCGGGATCCACCCGCTGACCCGAGAAGACATCACGAACACCCGTCAGCGCCCGAAGATCGAGGATTACGGCGACTACCTCTACGTAGCAATCCGGATGCTCTCCCCCGACGGCGAAGGCGGGTTCCGGAGCGAGCAAGTGAGCCTTGTACTCGGGACCGGCTACGTCGTATCGTTCCAAGAGCAGCCGGGCGACGTCTTCGAGCGCATCCGGGAACGCATCCGTGCAGGGGGGCGGCTCCGAGCCGAAGGGGCGGACTATCTCTTCTATTCCCTGCTGGACGCGGTCGTCGACGGTTACTTCACCGTTATCGAGGTGCTCGGGGAGCGTATCGAGGGGGTCGAGGAGGAGGTGGTGACGGAGCCCGACCGCGAGACCCTGCAAGCCATCTACGCTCTAAAACGGTCCCTGATCACGCTCCGACGAGCGGCTTGGCCGCTCCGCGACGTTGTGGCGGAACTTGAGCGGGGGGACTCGCCCCTGATCCGTGAGCCGACGCTCATCTATCTCCGGGACGTCTACGATCACACCGTCCAAGTCGCCGAGACCATGGAGACCTACCGGGAGATGATGTCTGAGATGCTCGACGTCTACCTCTCGAGCCAGAGCAGCCGGATGAACGAGGTCATGAAGGTGCTCACCGTCATCGCCACCATATTCATCCCGCTCACCTTCATCGCCGGTGTCTACGGCATGAACTTCGCAGATATGCCCGAACTCAGGCATCCCTGGGGTTATCCGGCAGCCCTCGCCTCGATGATCGCCGTAGCGGGAGTGATGCTCCTCTACTTCAAAAAGAAGGGGTGGATTTGA